Proteins found in one Bicyclus anynana chromosome 26, ilBicAnyn1.1, whole genome shotgun sequence genomic segment:
- the LOC112045710 gene encoding uncharacterized protein LOC112045710 → MSNICCVDGCPPPKDDVTFFRFPNSRTLKRKWLEAIPSTVRVTVDTTVCSRHFLAEQYEVVRSKRRLKAKVVPSVFDTIAKPTPKTDDPKADIQTDSIKEIVNDVTIDNNTDVEQKTTSPQHRIEDDEPLKGNNESSTQNGHQEDIVKRTEPDNVSITDSEISNKDIEDIIANYQIKQTRPLHKDTESDLNGETERNNAKTSAASEQLKTVEIEIEGTSEVIDVDNVADPVFIEVSVGKDGGVQEASNQDCMLLLESVQCEVDPSCLVFPDPEPEPDSEGADSDVVDLGERWVPLPLCRCQEASDQDCMLLLESVQCEVDPSCLVFPDPEPEPDSEGADSDVVDLGERKEDPISLLTSSDEDEVIVQEPEYDMVEVSDETDEDDVPLVKLVAKPKSKSKVKAKKTKDKSNFNRDALTKILWGQLYEYFCFECHFKTTSRAEFKAHSKDHSTVIQVCQLCDYTTSSNQQFIRHKRKHREEKKYKCHLCKYKARHNMSLIYHMKSHEEVQIIEDGVFKCEKCDFKTSVKRALLQHIRACRVKRFSCNSCRYKTNRRSDMKRHKSRIHRDSDDDDDYVP, encoded by the exons ATGAGTAACATATGCTGCGTAGATGGCTGCCCACCGCCAAAAGATGATGTGACGTTTTTTAG ATTCCCAAACAGCAGAACCCTCAAACGCAAATGGCTGGAAGCTATACCGAGCACGGTGCGAGTGACCGTGGACACCACGGTGTGCAGCAGACACTTCCTGGCCGAACAGTATGAGGTGGTCCGGAGCAAGAGACGGCTGAAGGCCAAGGTGGTGCCCAGTGTCTTCGACACG attgCCAAACCTACACCCAAAACAGATGATCCTAAGGctgacatacagacagacagtatTAAAGAAATAGTCAACGATGTTACCATAGACAATAACACAGATGTAGAACAAAAAACAACTTCACCGCAACACAGAATAGAAGATGATGAACCATTAAAAGGCAACAATGAAAGCAGTACGCAAAATGGGCACCAAGAAGACATAGTtaaaag AACGGAACCAGATAACGTATCAATCACAGATTCCGAAATCAGCAATAAAGACATAGAGGATATAATAGCAAATTaccaaatcaaacaaacaaggcCTTTGCACAAAGACACAGAAAGTGACCTGAATGGGGAAACAGAGAGAAACAACGCAAAAACATCAGCAGCGAGCGAACAGTTAAAGACTGTGGAAATAGAAATAGAGGGAACTAGCGAAGTGATCGATGTGGACAATGTAGCGGATCCTGTATTCATTGAAGTGTCTGTAGGGAAAG ATGGTGGGGTCCAAGAGGCCAGCAACCAGGACTGCATGCTGCTGCTGGAGAGCGTGCAGTGCGAGGTGGACCCCAGCTGCCTCGTGTTCCCCGACCCCGAGCCCGAGCCGGACTCCGAGGGGGCCGACTCCGACGTCGTCGACCTGGGGGAGAGGTGGGTGCCATTGCCCCTCTGTAGATG TCAAGAGGCCAGCGACCAGGACTGCATGCTGCTGCTGGAGAGCGTGCAGTGCGAGGTGGACCCCAGCTGCCTCGTGTTCCCCGACCCCGAGCCCGAGCCGGACTCCGAGGGGGCCGACTCCGACGTCGTCGACCTGGGGGAGAG aaAAGAAGACCCGATAAGTCTTCTAACATCCAGCGATGAAGACGAGGTGATCGTCCAAGAGCCGGAGTACGACATGGTGGAGGTCTCCGACGAAACGGACGAGGACGACGTGCCGCTGGTGAAGCTGGTCGCCAAACCGAAGTCAAAGTCCAAAGTCAAAGCCAAGAAAACGAAGGACAAGTCCAATTTCAACAGAGACGCATTAACAAAGATACTATGGGGACAGTtgtatgaatatttttgttttgaatgcCATTTTAAGACAACGAGTCGGGCTGAGTTCAAAGCGCATTCAAAAGATCATTCAACGGTTATCCAAGTTTGCCAGCTTTGTGATTATACCACATCGAGTAACCAACAATTCATAAGGCATAAAAGAAAACACAGAGAAGAGAagaaatacaaatgtcatctaTGCAAATATAAAGCAAGACATAACATGAGCTTGATTTATCACATGAAGTCCCACGAGGAAGTGCAAATAATTGAAGACGGTGTTTTTAAGTGTGAAAAGTGTGATTTTAAAACTAGTGTTAAAAGGGCCCTTTTACAACACATCCGGGCATGTCGGGTTAAACGGTTTTCATGTAATTCGTGTAGATACAAAACGAATAGACGGAGTGATATGAAGAGGCACAAGAGCAGGATTCATCGGgacagtgatgatgatgacgattatgTGCCATGA